A DNA window from Deinococcus malanensis contains the following coding sequences:
- a CDS encoding HAD-IIB family hydrolase, giving the protein MTARAPVSFPAGGPLLLAFDLDGTLIPDAGREVPADTVSALARLRALDVRLAIITGRDTPPGAVRSAVQPDAVATNNGGRIELGGSLHTEVRFSPEDLEAVLAHELQDARMVLFTADGLYVDVPEGIEPEPWMLARSYQPVHEAPREGILKVGFYHPQVAGLAGRLRASHPHLVLTGAQPPYPQFLTITPEGAHKGAALTLIADALGVPHSHAVAFGDSDNDEAMLEVAGYAVQVGTLPLLARHAHVQVPRHEDLGAYLHTLADRLEADQRT; this is encoded by the coding sequence TGCTGCTGGCCTTTGATCTCGACGGCACCCTGATTCCCGACGCCGGGCGTGAGGTGCCGGCCGACACGGTCAGTGCCCTGGCCCGCCTGCGCGCCCTGGATGTCAGGCTGGCCATTATTACCGGGCGTGACACCCCGCCGGGGGCAGTCCGCTCGGCGGTGCAGCCCGACGCCGTGGCCACCAACAATGGGGGACGGATTGAACTGGGCGGCTCCCTGCACACCGAAGTCCGGTTCAGCCCGGAAGACCTGGAAGCGGTGCTGGCCCATGAACTTCAGGACGCGCGGATGGTGCTGTTCACCGCCGACGGGCTGTATGTGGACGTTCCGGAAGGCATAGAGCCCGAGCCCTGGATGCTGGCCCGGTCCTACCAGCCGGTCCATGAGGCGCCGCGGGAGGGAATTTTGAAGGTCGGCTTCTATCACCCCCAGGTGGCAGGGCTGGCCGGCCGGCTGCGCGCGAGCCACCCGCATCTGGTGCTGACCGGCGCGCAGCCTCCTTATCCGCAGTTTCTGACCATCACCCCTGAAGGGGCCCACAAGGGCGCGGCCCTAACGCTGATTGCCGACGCGCTGGGGGTGCCGCACAGTCACGCCGTGGCTTTCGGTGACAGCGACAACGACGAGGCCATGCTGGAGGTGGCTGGCTACGCGGTACAGGTCGGAACCCTGCCCCTGCTGGCCCGGCACGCTCACGTGCAGGTGCCCAGACACGAGGACCTGGGAGCTTACCTGCACACGCTGGCCGACCGGCTGGAAGCCGATCAGCGGACCTGA
- a CDS encoding ATP-binding cassette domain-containing protein, with product MRPLVDLRAVSVRAGGHTLLSDVTLQVQPGEAVRLWGPNGGGKTTLLRLLAGQVAPAAGSRTYGLRGEFQYSAVQARQTLGVVGPDAEAFYLTRDWAQTVQDVLLSGFEGDLLNLWDPRPAALRRLDEISALTGLTSLLDRDFRTLSHGQRRRVVLARALMPFPELLLLDEFTDGLSSRARTELGEVLTQVHMSGVAVVLATHRPEEVPALSWRSVHVRGGQMVEPPDPGEARAADITLLSPPGEAPLITLDGVQVYRNRHLALGPVSWTWKEGQHWLVTGENGSGKSTLARLIAGEFHAAVGGQVARPYLKRDLLTERRRSVGLVSAEVGIRQRRDWTGIDVIGSAFSGTEGFSEVLSPSDRARVETVAKQLEVTELLSRHTDSLSQGQLRRLLLARAVVHSPRLLILDEGLDFLDAASRSTFLALLPDLATSGTHVLVVAHREADAPAGLTHHLHLDHGQVVFSRPLQVR from the coding sequence ATGCGGCCATTGGTGGACCTCCGTGCAGTATCTGTCCGGGCAGGTGGTCACACCCTGCTGTCGGACGTGACGCTTCAGGTGCAGCCTGGAGAGGCTGTGCGCCTGTGGGGCCCGAATGGTGGTGGGAAGACCACTCTGCTGCGGCTCCTGGCCGGACAGGTCGCGCCGGCAGCGGGGTCACGGACCTATGGCCTGCGCGGCGAGTTTCAGTACTCGGCGGTGCAGGCGCGCCAGACCCTGGGGGTGGTCGGGCCGGACGCCGAGGCTTTCTACCTGACGCGGGACTGGGCCCAGACCGTTCAGGACGTGCTGCTCTCGGGATTCGAGGGTGACCTGCTTAACCTGTGGGACCCCCGTCCCGCGGCTCTGCGCCGGCTCGATGAGATCAGTGCCCTGACGGGACTGACGTCACTCCTGGACCGTGATTTCCGCACCCTGAGCCACGGGCAGCGCCGCCGGGTAGTGCTGGCCCGGGCCCTGATGCCCTTTCCAGAACTGCTGCTGCTTGACGAATTCACCGACGGCCTGAGCAGCCGGGCGCGCACTGAGTTGGGGGAGGTCCTCACGCAGGTGCACATGTCCGGAGTGGCGGTCGTCCTGGCCACCCACCGCCCAGAAGAGGTACCTGCCCTCTCCTGGCGCAGCGTGCATGTGCGGGGGGGGCAGATGGTGGAACCGCCGGACCCGGGCGAAGCCAGGGCCGCAGACATCACGCTGCTCTCCCCTCCCGGAGAGGCACCTCTGATCACGCTGGACGGCGTTCAGGTCTACCGCAACCGGCACCTCGCCCTGGGACCGGTGTCCTGGACCTGGAAGGAAGGCCAGCACTGGCTGGTGACCGGCGAAAATGGCAGCGGCAAGAGCACCCTGGCCCGTCTGATCGCCGGAGAATTCCATGCGGCCGTTGGTGGCCAGGTCGCCCGGCCCTACCTGAAACGCGACCTGCTAACCGAGCGCCGGCGCAGCGTGGGACTGGTAAGTGCCGAGGTGGGCATCCGGCAACGGCGTGACTGGACCGGCATAGATGTGATCGGCAGCGCTTTTTCCGGCACCGAGGGCTTCAGTGAAGTCCTGAGCCCGTCCGACCGGGCCAGGGTGGAGACAGTGGCGAAACAGCTGGAAGTGACGGAACTGCTGAGCCGCCATACCGACTCCCTTTCGCAGGGTCAGCTCCGGCGCCTGCTGCTGGCCCGCGCCGTGGTCCACAGCCCCAGACTGCTGATTCTGGACGAGGGCCTGGATTTCCTGGACGCTGCCAGCCGCTCCACCTTTCTGGCCCTGCTGCCTGACCTCGCCACAAGCGGCACCCACGTTCTGGTCGTGGCCCACCGTGAGGCGGACGCTCCTGCCGGACTGACCCACCACCTGCACCTCGACCATGGACAGGTGGTATTCAGCCGGCCTCTTCAGGTCCGCTGA
- a CDS encoding histidine phosphatase family protein, with amino-acid sequence MPRTLHLVKHGQPYILAGVPAHEWQLAEGALTGLPGLISRLRPVPDVVVSSEEAKAVSTGQGLAAALGVPSRRMLGLHEHLRYTAPVYPDPADFQAAVERFFDHPAQVVFGEESADDARRRFANAVEAVMRRQTEDSVAIVAHGTVISLLVAHGAGLDPRALWKNLGLLGALTLDWPTLRLREPLD; translated from the coding sequence ATGCCCCGTACCCTGCACCTTGTCAAGCATGGCCAGCCTTACATCCTTGCCGGCGTTCCGGCGCATGAATGGCAGCTGGCCGAAGGCGCGCTTACTGGCCTGCCTGGGCTGATTTCACGGCTGCGTCCTGTTCCAGACGTGGTGGTGTCCAGCGAGGAGGCCAAGGCGGTCTCCACAGGTCAGGGCCTGGCTGCTGCCCTGGGCGTTCCCAGCCGCCGCATGCTGGGACTGCATGAGCATCTACGCTACACCGCGCCCGTGTATCCGGACCCTGCAGACTTTCAGGCTGCCGTGGAGCGGTTCTTTGACCACCCTGCCCAGGTGGTCTTCGGGGAGGAAAGTGCCGACGATGCCCGGCGCCGTTTTGCCAATGCGGTGGAGGCCGTGATGCGCCGCCAGACCGAGGATTCGGTGGCTATCGTCGCGCACGGCACCGTGATCAGCCTGCTGGTGGCTCATGGGGCTGGCCTGGACCCACGGGCGCTGTGGAAGAACCTGGGACTGCTGGGTGCCCTGACATTGGACTGGCCGACGTTGCGGCTTCGGGAACCTTTGGACTAG
- a CDS encoding SPFH domain-containing protein, giving the protein MGVTIFVIVAVLLVMVTLLAGVKSVPQGFEWTQERFGKFQRSLKPGLNLIIPYIDRIGRRVNMMEQVLDVPSQEVITKDNALVTVDGVVFYQVLDAAKASYEVGNLQQAVLNLTMTNIRTVMGSMDLDELLSNRDQINARLLAVVDEATEPWGVKVTRIEVKDIKPPADLVASMARQMKAEREKRANILDAEGFRQAAILKAEGEKQAEILNAEGQRQAAFLQSEARERQAQAEAEATRMVSEAIAAGNVQAINYFIAQRYVDALKDVATAPNQKTLILPIEATSVLGSLAGIAEVAKEAFGNKG; this is encoded by the coding sequence ATGGGAGTGACGATATTTGTGATCGTGGCCGTGTTGCTGGTCATGGTGACGCTGCTGGCTGGGGTCAAGAGCGTACCGCAGGGGTTTGAATGGACCCAGGAGCGCTTCGGGAAGTTCCAGCGCAGCCTCAAGCCGGGGCTGAACCTGATCATCCCCTACATCGACCGCATCGGGCGGCGGGTCAACATGATGGAACAGGTGCTGGACGTGCCCAGCCAGGAAGTGATCACCAAGGACAACGCCCTGGTCACGGTAGACGGCGTGGTGTTCTATCAGGTGCTGGATGCGGCCAAGGCCAGCTATGAGGTGGGCAACCTGCAACAGGCCGTCCTGAACCTCACCATGACCAACATCCGCACCGTGATGGGCAGCATGGATCTCGACGAACTGCTGTCCAACCGCGACCAGATCAATGCCCGGCTGCTGGCCGTGGTGGACGAGGCCACGGAGCCGTGGGGAGTCAAGGTCACCCGCATTGAGGTCAAGGACATCAAGCCACCCGCCGATCTGGTGGCCAGCATGGCCCGTCAGATGAAGGCCGAACGCGAGAAGCGCGCCAACATCCTCGACGCCGAGGGCTTCCGGCAGGCCGCCATCCTGAAAGCCGAGGGCGAGAAGCAGGCCGAGATCCTCAACGCCGAGGGCCAGCGTCAGGCCGCCTTCCTTCAGTCCGAGGCCCGCGAGCGTCAGGCCCAGGCTGAGGCCGAGGCCACCCGGATGGTCTCCGAGGCCATTGCTGCCGGAAACGTGCAGGCTATCAACTACTTCATCGCCCAGCGTTACGTGGACGCCCTGAAGGACGTGGCCACCGCACCCAACCAGAAGACCCTGATTCTGCCCATCGAGGCGACCAGCGTCCTGGGCAGCCTGGCAGGCATCGCGGAAGTCGCCAAGGAAGCTTTCGGGAATAAAGGCTGA
- a CDS encoding NfeD family protein, translating into MDWLPTLERIQSWHWWVLGALLLILEVFAPGVFFVWLAMAAFMLGLLVFVLPLPVTLQLLLFALLSVVAVLIGRRYVNRLILGGDEGETMNRGASRLVGRTVVVTAAIRNGVGRVRVGDSDWRATGPDVPEGASVLIVSAEGTTLHVREINGTWV; encoded by the coding sequence ATGGACTGGCTTCCCACTCTTGAGCGCATCCAGTCGTGGCACTGGTGGGTGCTGGGCGCGCTGCTGCTGATCCTGGAAGTGTTTGCGCCCGGAGTGTTCTTTGTCTGGCTGGCGATGGCCGCCTTCATGCTGGGCCTGTTGGTGTTCGTGCTGCCTCTCCCGGTGACCCTGCAACTGCTGCTGTTCGCCCTGCTGAGCGTGGTGGCGGTCCTGATCGGCCGGCGATATGTCAATCGCCTGATCCTTGGGGGTGACGAGGGCGAGACCATGAACCGGGGCGCAAGCCGCCTGGTGGGCCGCACGGTCGTGGTCACTGCCGCCATCCGCAACGGCGTGGGCCGGGTGCGAGTCGGTGACAGTGACTGGCGGGCCACCGGTCCGGATGTCCCCGAAGGGGCCAGTGTCCTGATCGTCAGCGCTGAAGGAACGACCCTGCATGTCCGTGAGATCAACGGCACCTGGGTGTAG
- a CDS encoding antibiotic biosynthesis monooxygenase — MSPSPPITDPEMLATQAPMTVPSPTDATPQGVTLVITERVQHSKVEGYEAWARGVHDLLAGHPGFLGLNVLRDRSGPVPEYITLLRFASQEALEGWRQSPGYQAALRDLPRFTASEVHYREASGLEAWFDRPAGIPAPPLWKNVLVGFVGVYPLILLFTWLTGFFTGHWPWWAAILPSAFLATLFLNWPVLPLLSRALRRWLYPRRQ; from the coding sequence GATCCGGAAATGCTGGCTACCCAGGCGCCAATGACTGTACCCTCTCCGACCGACGCCACCCCACAGGGCGTAACGCTGGTGATTACTGAGCGTGTCCAGCACTCGAAAGTGGAAGGGTACGAGGCGTGGGCCCGGGGGGTGCATGACCTGCTCGCCGGGCATCCGGGCTTTCTGGGGTTGAATGTGCTGCGCGACCGCAGCGGCCCCGTCCCCGAATACATCACCCTGCTGCGCTTCGCCTCACAGGAAGCCCTGGAAGGCTGGCGGCAGTCTCCTGGGTACCAGGCGGCTCTGCGTGACCTGCCCCGCTTTACTGCCTCTGAGGTTCATTACCGCGAGGCGAGTGGACTGGAGGCCTGGTTTGACCGGCCTGCCGGAATTCCGGCGCCCCCACTGTGGAAAAACGTGCTGGTGGGGTTTGTGGGCGTCTATCCGCTGATCTTGCTGTTTACCTGGCTGACCGGATTTTTCACAGGCCACTGGCCCTGGTGGGCGGCCATCCTGCCATCTGCCTTTCTGGCCACACTGTTTCTGAACTGGCCGGTATTGCCGCTGCTCTCACGTGCTCTGCGCCGCTGGCTTTATCCCCGCCGTCAGTAA